A region of Burkholderiales bacterium JOSHI_001 DNA encodes the following proteins:
- a CDS encoding DNA-directed DNA polymerase III PolC (PFAM: Bacterial DNA polymerase III alpha subunit; OB-fold nucleic acid binding domain~TIGRFAM: DNA-directed DNA polymerase III (polc)): MARAQALGYAALALTDECSLSGVVHAHEAAVEAGLPLVIGACMQLQPAPGEGAAQGTGPAAGAGARLALLVQSRRGYGNLAQWISVARRRAPKGQYQALASDLEGKVPNAPHLAGLPGCFALLLPAPGQSFEAVFAHAQWLKTWLGADRCAIGVAQLRRPHDGALADVARRVAALTGLEIAAVGDVLMHTRSRKPLQDVLTALRLRCTVAEAGHALAPNAEAHLRSRQRLAEQFPLAWMATTLRIAAACNFSLNELRYEYPQEIVPDGHTPASWLRALTEAGALKRFPAGLPPAVRASIEHELALIAQLKFEPYFLTVADIVQWARGQGILCQGRGSAANSAVCYCLHVTEVDPARTSLLFERFISAERNEPPDIDVDFEHQRREEVIQYIYRKYGRHRAALTAVVIRYRPRSALRDVGRALGIDLDRIAAVARGQHWWTDDPQTPAASPPEGEPPGLGRPGAGRGRAISDARLRENGFDPASATCRLWVELTTTLIGFPRHLSQHPGGFVIARDDISRLVPVENAAMDGRTVIQWDKDDLDALGLIKVDILALGMLSAIRRALQMVAHKKQVPGFAMQDVPAEDPAVYDMLCAGDSLGTFQVESRAQMSMLPRLQPRCFYDLVIEVAIVRPGPIQGGMVHPYLRRRSGEEPVDYPSAEVKQALGRTLGVPIFQEQVMQLAILAADFTPGEADRLRRAMAAWKRKGGLGPFYDRLVGRMVEKGYPLDYAERIFKQIEGFGEYGFPESHAASFALLVYVSAWLKCHHPDAFLAAMLNSQPMGFYAPAQLVRDAREHGVQVLPVDVQRSAWTSELEPGEDEGPGAALRPVRLGFGRLSGLPEDAALRLVAARAEAPFKSVEDMARRAALDEHTLKLLAAGDALRGLAGHRHQAAWQAAGVDTRATALLRSTRTHESAAELLAPALGEDLVADYRASGLSLKAHPLSLLRRALGAFRVQPAVVLNECRSGQLARASGLVTHRQRPETAKGVVFVTLEDETGAVNVIVWPAVASAQRQALLGATLLTVYGVWQSDGGVRHLIARRLIDHTPLLQGLSTRSRDFH; the protein is encoded by the coding sequence GTGGCGCGCGCCCAGGCCTTGGGTTATGCCGCGCTGGCCCTCACCGACGAGTGCTCGCTCTCGGGCGTGGTGCACGCGCACGAGGCCGCGGTGGAAGCCGGCCTGCCGCTGGTCATTGGTGCCTGCATGCAACTGCAGCCCGCGCCGGGTGAAGGCGCGGCCCAAGGCACAGGCCCCGCCGCCGGTGCCGGCGCGCGCCTGGCGCTGCTGGTGCAGTCGCGCCGCGGCTACGGCAACCTGGCGCAGTGGATCTCGGTGGCGCGCCGCCGCGCGCCCAAGGGCCAGTACCAGGCCCTGGCATCCGACCTGGAAGGCAAGGTGCCCAACGCGCCGCACCTGGCCGGGCTGCCGGGCTGTTTTGCGCTGTTGCTGCCCGCGCCGGGCCAGTCCTTCGAGGCCGTGTTCGCGCACGCCCAGTGGCTGAAAACCTGGCTGGGGGCCGATCGCTGCGCCATCGGCGTGGCGCAGTTGCGCCGCCCGCACGATGGGGCGCTGGCCGACGTGGCCCGGCGCGTGGCCGCGCTCACCGGCCTGGAGATTGCGGCGGTGGGTGATGTGCTGATGCACACCCGCTCGCGCAAGCCCTTGCAGGACGTGCTGACCGCGCTGCGCCTGCGCTGCACCGTGGCCGAGGCCGGCCACGCGCTGGCGCCCAATGCCGAAGCCCACCTGCGGTCCCGCCAGCGCCTGGCCGAGCAGTTCCCGCTGGCCTGGATGGCCACCACGCTGCGCATTGCCGCGGCCTGCAACTTCTCGCTGAACGAATTGCGCTACGAATACCCGCAGGAAATCGTGCCCGACGGCCACACCCCCGCCAGCTGGCTGCGCGCGCTCACCGAAGCCGGGGCGCTGAAGCGTTTTCCCGCCGGGTTGCCGCCGGCGGTGCGCGCGTCCATCGAACACGAGCTGGCACTCATCGCGCAACTGAAGTTCGAACCCTATTTCCTCACCGTCGCCGACATCGTGCAGTGGGCGCGCGGCCAGGGCATCCTGTGCCAGGGCCGCGGCAGCGCGGCCAACTCGGCGGTGTGTTATTGCCTGCACGTCACCGAGGTGGACCCGGCGCGCACCAGCCTGCTGTTCGAACGCTTCATCAGCGCCGAGCGCAACGAGCCGCCGGACATCGACGTCGACTTCGAACACCAGCGCCGCGAAGAGGTCATCCAGTACATCTACCGCAAGTACGGCCGCCACCGCGCCGCGCTCACCGCGGTGGTCATCCGCTACCGGCCGCGCAGTGCGCTGCGGGATGTGGGCCGGGCGCTGGGCATCGACCTGGACCGCATTGCCGCCGTCGCGCGTGGCCAGCACTGGTGGACTGACGACCCCCAGACGCCTGCGGCGTCGCCCCCCGAGGGGGAGCCACCCGGCTTGGGGCGGCCCGGCGCCGGGCGAGGCCGAGCGATTTCCGACGCGCGCCTGCGCGAAAACGGCTTCGACCCCGCGTCCGCCACCTGCCGGCTGTGGGTGGAGCTGACGACCACGCTGATCGGTTTTCCGCGCCACCTCAGCCAGCACCCGGGCGGCTTCGTCATCGCGCGCGACGACATCTCGCGCCTGGTGCCGGTGGAAAACGCAGCCATGGACGGGCGCACCGTCATCCAGTGGGACAAGGACGACCTGGACGCGCTGGGTCTCATCAAGGTGGACATCCTGGCGCTGGGCATGCTGTCGGCCATCCGGCGTGCCTTGCAGATGGTGGCGCACAAGAAGCAGGTTCCTGGCTTCGCCATGCAGGATGTTCCTGCGGAAGACCCGGCGGTGTACGACATGCTCTGCGCCGGCGACAGCCTGGGCACCTTCCAGGTTGAAAGCCGGGCGCAGATGAGCATGCTGCCGCGCTTGCAGCCGCGCTGCTTCTACGACCTGGTGATCGAGGTGGCCATCGTGCGCCCCGGCCCCATCCAGGGCGGCATGGTGCACCCCTACCTGCGCCGGCGCAGCGGCGAAGAGCCGGTGGACTACCCCAGCGCGGAAGTGAAACAGGCCCTGGGCCGCACGCTCGGCGTGCCCATCTTCCAGGAACAGGTGATGCAGCTGGCCATCCTGGCGGCCGACTTCACGCCCGGTGAAGCCGACCGCCTGCGCCGCGCCATGGCGGCCTGGAAGCGCAAGGGCGGGCTGGGGCCTTTCTACGACCGGCTGGTGGGCCGCATGGTCGAAAAAGGCTACCCGTTGGACTATGCCGAGCGCATCTTCAAGCAGATCGAAGGCTTCGGCGAATACGGCTTCCCGGAAAGCCACGCTGCCAGCTTCGCGCTGCTGGTCTACGTCAGCGCCTGGCTGAAATGCCACCACCCGGATGCCTTCCTGGCCGCCATGCTGAACAGCCAGCCCATGGGTTTTTACGCCCCGGCGCAGCTGGTGCGCGACGCGCGCGAGCATGGCGTGCAGGTGCTGCCGGTGGACGTGCAGCGCAGCGCCTGGACCAGCGAACTGGAGCCTGGCGAAGACGAAGGGCCCGGCGCCGCGCTGCGGCCGGTGCGCCTGGGCTTTGGCCGTTTGTCGGGCCTGCCCGAAGACGCCGCGCTGCGCCTGGTGGCCGCGCGCGCGGAGGCGCCTTTCAAGAGCGTGGAAGACATGGCGCGCCGCGCGGCCCTGGACGAGCACACGCTGAAGCTGCTGGCCGCGGGCGACGCGCTGCGCGGCCTGGCGGGCCACCGCCACCAGGCGGCCTGGCAGGCCGCGGGCGTGGACACCCGCGCCACGGCGCTGCTGCGCAGCACCCGCACCCACGAAAGCGCGGCCGAGTTGCTGGCGCCCGCACTGGGTGAAGACCTGGTGGCCGACTACCGCGCCAGCGGCTTGTCCTTGAAGGCCCACCCGCTGTCGCTGCTGCGGCGCGCGCTGGGCGCGTTCCGGGTTCAGCCGGCGGTGGTGTTGAACGAATGCCGCTCGGGCCAGCTGGCGCGGGCCTCGGGCCTGGTCACCCACCGCCAGCGGCCCGAAACCGCCAAGGGCGTGGTCTTCGTCACCTTGGAAGACGAGACCGGCGCGGTCAACGTCATCGTCTGGCCGGCGGTGGCCAGTGCGCAGCGCCAGGCCCTGCTGGGCGCCACGCTGCTGACGGTGTATGGCGTGTGGCAAAGCGACGGCGGCGTGCGCCACCTCATCGCGCGGCGGCTGATCGACCACACGCCGCTGCTGCAGGGCCTGTCCACCCGCAGCCGCGACTTCCATTGA
- a CDS encoding hypothetical protein (manually curated) translates to MHLKSKTPATHLRVMKKLAPNARGAKGVSAAYGGKLVCVRHRLDATGMKRLITVELIVAEKAIARRPGPTVDLSLRPQEKELQAKLKAAGAKWHESDAVWSIRRSTAIALGLKGRIVPRRP, encoded by the coding sequence ATGCACCTCAAGTCAAAGACCCCGGCAACGCACCTTCGCGTCATGAAGAAGCTGGCGCCGAATGCGCGTGGCGCCAAAGGCGTGTCTGCAGCGTACGGTGGAAAACTGGTCTGCGTACGGCACAGGCTTGACGCCACGGGCATGAAGCGCCTCATCACCGTTGAACTGATCGTGGCCGAAAAAGCCATCGCCCGCAGGCCAGGACCCACTGTGGACCTGTCGCTGAGGCCGCAAGAGAAGGAACTTCAAGCCAAACTGAAGGCCGCCGGCGCCAAATGGCACGAGTCCGATGCGGTTTGGAGTATTCGACGCTCGACAGCCATTGCACTTGGCTTGAAGGGCCGTATCGTTCCGAGACGGCCTTGA
- a CDS encoding hypothetical protein (manually curated): MPSKTIRATLLKRYTHLPALLDLLRTRRLLLLSPDSWEDQNDRVFMREYARLASLGTVRALCFSQASETFHHWKIFAPGAAGVCVEFHKAALLASVNGTSFNHKRIIYRRPAWFEGRPIRAGDLPFVKSWAYRDEKEYRIVYSSKSESEHYSTLELDLSAVRAVVINPWLPESLFETTRACINELPGCNDIPVRQSRVISNEQWQSIARDA; this comes from the coding sequence ATGCCATCCAAAACCATTCGTGCAACTCTGCTAAAGCGGTATACCCACCTGCCGGCATTGCTTGATTTACTCAGAACGCGACGACTGTTACTTCTCAGTCCAGACAGTTGGGAAGACCAAAATGATCGAGTCTTCATGCGAGAGTACGCAAGGCTGGCCAGCCTTGGTACCGTGCGCGCCCTATGCTTCTCACAGGCCTCAGAAACATTCCATCACTGGAAGATCTTTGCACCTGGCGCCGCCGGCGTTTGCGTGGAATTCCACAAGGCTGCGCTCCTGGCAAGCGTCAATGGCACCAGCTTCAACCACAAACGAATCATCTACAGGAGACCAGCTTGGTTTGAAGGTCGCCCGATAAGGGCAGGTGACCTTCCATTCGTTAAGTCTTGGGCCTACCGCGATGAGAAGGAGTACAGAATCGTTTACTCATCCAAGTCAGAAAGCGAACACTACAGTACTTTGGAACTGGACCTAAGCGCTGTGCGCGCAGTCGTCATAAATCCCTGGCTCCCTGAGTCCCTGTTCGAGACAACTCGTGCCTGCATCAACGAACTTCCAGGTTGCAATGACATTCCTGTTCGCCAATCACGAGTCATCAGCAATGAGCAATGGCAGTCAATCGCACGAGACGCCTAA
- a CDS encoding site-specific recombinase XerD (PFAM: Phage integrase family~TIGRFAM: integron integrase) codes for MPPPTDAQRRADFMARSAASRAEEAPPLAGAPAVPAAVSGAPRLLDLLRIQVRTMHYSLRTEQAYVYWVRAYVRFHKLRHPSELSGVDVEAFLSWLATERQVSPATHKQALSALLFLYQKVLRLSVPWLADIGRPQRDAHLPVVLSHDEVARLLDALAAVGGPVLPVPPVSVAGATSPRVSGVELQLLGQLLYGTGMRLMEGLRLRVKDIDFDRRAIIVREGKGFKDRVVMLPAALENPLRAQLQRAHAVWSADRAASVAGVQLPHALARKYPRAPQAWTWFWVFPQGALAWDPRSFPLAADEERVGGMQVDADGILTAAPQRALPPPVLRRHHLLATTFQRTFRTALQRAGIDKPASPHTLRHSFATHLLQAGYDIRTVQELLGHADVSTTMIYTHVLKLGGGAVRSPLDALGSALAPVLAAGLSPRPAPADGAPPTLRPSTARFAREPEPCYQVARGPSFPAMPSWSAAATSAS; via the coding sequence ATGCCACCGCCCACCGATGCCCAGCGCCGCGCCGATTTCATGGCACGCAGCGCGGCCTCTCGCGCAGAGGAAGCCCCTCCGCTAGCGGGCGCACCGGCCGTCCCAGCCGCCGTGTCCGGCGCACCTCGCCTGCTGGACCTGCTGCGCATCCAGGTTCGCACCATGCACTACAGCCTGCGCACCGAGCAGGCTTATGTGTACTGGGTGCGCGCCTATGTGCGGTTTCACAAGCTGCGCCACCCATCGGAGTTGTCCGGTGTCGATGTCGAGGCCTTCCTGTCCTGGCTGGCCACCGAACGCCAGGTGTCGCCGGCCACGCACAAGCAGGCGCTGTCGGCGCTGCTGTTTCTGTACCAGAAGGTGCTGCGCCTGTCGGTGCCCTGGCTGGCCGACATCGGCCGGCCGCAGCGCGACGCGCACCTGCCTGTGGTGCTCAGCCACGACGAGGTGGCGCGCCTGCTGGACGCGCTGGCCGCGGTGGGCGGGCCGGTGCTGCCGGTGCCGCCGGTGTCGGTGGCGGGCGCCACCAGCCCGCGCGTCAGCGGGGTGGAACTGCAGTTGCTCGGCCAGTTGCTCTATGGCACCGGCATGCGGCTGATGGAAGGCCTGCGCCTGCGCGTGAAGGACATCGACTTCGACCGCCGCGCCATCATCGTTCGCGAAGGCAAGGGCTTCAAGGACCGGGTGGTGATGCTGCCCGCTGCGTTGGAAAACCCGTTGCGTGCTCAACTGCAGCGCGCCCACGCGGTGTGGTCGGCCGACCGCGCCGCCAGCGTGGCCGGGGTGCAGTTGCCCCACGCCCTGGCGCGCAAATACCCGCGCGCGCCGCAGGCCTGGACCTGGTTCTGGGTCTTTCCGCAAGGCGCGCTGGCCTGGGATCCCCGGTCCTTCCCGTTGGCGGCCGACGAAGAACGCGTGGGCGGCATGCAGGTGGACGCCGACGGCATTCTCACCGCCGCGCCGCAGCGCGCATTGCCGCCACCGGTGCTGCGCCGCCACCACCTGTTGGCCACCACCTTCCAGCGGACCTTCCGCACCGCACTGCAGCGCGCCGGCATCGACAAGCCCGCGTCGCCGCACACGTTGCGCCACTCCTTCGCCACCCATTTGCTGCAAGCGGGTTACGACATCCGCACCGTGCAGGAACTGCTGGGCCACGCCGACGTCAGCACCACCATGATCTATACCCACGTGCTGAAGCTGGGCGGCGGCGCGGTGCGCAGCCCGCTGGACGCGCTGGGCAGCGCCCTGGCGCCGGTGCTGGCCGCGGGCCTGTCGCCCCGGCCCGCGCCTGCCGATGGCGCGCCGCCCACGCTGCGCCCGTCCACCGCCCGTTTTGCCCGTGAGCCCGAACCGTGCTACCAGGTCGCCCGCGGCCCCAGCTTCCCGGCCATGCCGAGCTGGTCTGCCGCAGCCACTTCAGCTTCCTGA
- a CDS encoding cytochrome b (PFAM: Cytochrome b(N-terminal)/b6/petB) — MATARSLRVWPLPLRLTHGALATCVIGCGLLYQGGHWHEWLGYGALALAALRLGAGVVGPGRNSPARFARFVHGPRGTLAYARQVAAGTEPRHVGHNPLGAWMMLALLAGAVLAAGAGALYVTDRFWGDEAIWRLHAVAGWTVLALVPLHVAGALMASRRHGENLVRAMVDGKKRPPAGTDIPP, encoded by the coding sequence ATGGCCACGGCCCGCAGCCTGCGCGTGTGGCCCTTGCCGCTGCGCCTGACGCACGGGGCGCTGGCCACCTGCGTGATCGGCTGCGGCCTGCTGTACCAGGGCGGCCACTGGCACGAGTGGCTGGGCTACGGCGCCCTGGCGCTGGCCGCGCTGCGCCTGGGGGCCGGCGTGGTGGGCCCGGGCCGCAACAGCCCGGCGCGCTTTGCGCGCTTCGTGCACGGCCCGCGCGGCACGCTGGCCTATGCGCGCCAGGTGGCCGCCGGCACCGAGCCGCGCCATGTGGGCCACAACCCGCTGGGCGCCTGGATGATGCTGGCCCTGCTGGCCGGCGCGGTGCTGGCCGCCGGTGCGGGCGCGCTGTACGTGACCGACCGTTTCTGGGGCGATGAAGCCATCTGGCGCCTGCACGCCGTGGCCGGCTGGACCGTGCTGGCCCTGGTGCCCTTGCACGTGGCCGGCGCGTTGATGGCGTCGCGCCGCCATGGCGAGAACCTGGTGCGCGCGATGGTGGATGGCAAGAAGCGCCCGCCAGCAGGCACCGACATCCCCCCCTGA
- a CDS encoding putative threonine efflux protein (PFAM: LysE type translocator) — MVEGVQNLPLFIGAGLLLNITPGADMALVVTRSAAHGFRAGAAAALGVGAGGLLHAAAVALGLATLLAQAPQAMAVLRWGGAAYLVWLGMGLLRAGAATPASDDLPSGGTDGAALPFWRIFGQGFLTNALNPKVALFFLALLPQFVAPDAAHPGLALWLLGLLFNLNGTLVNLAIAAGVARLRETLRSRAAVGRWLRRVAGGVFVALGLKLALGR; from the coding sequence GTGGTCGAGGGCGTCCAGAACCTGCCGCTGTTCATCGGCGCCGGGCTGCTGCTGAACATCACGCCCGGGGCCGACATGGCCCTGGTGGTCACGCGCAGCGCCGCGCATGGCTTTCGCGCGGGCGCGGCAGCGGCCCTGGGCGTGGGCGCAGGGGGCTTGCTGCACGCGGCGGCGGTGGCGCTGGGCCTGGCCACGCTGCTGGCGCAGGCACCGCAGGCCATGGCCGTGCTGCGCTGGGGCGGGGCGGCCTACCTGGTGTGGCTGGGCATGGGCCTGCTGCGCGCAGGCGCCGCGACACCGGCGTCGGACGATCTCCCTTCAGGTGGCACGGACGGGGCCGCGCTGCCCTTTTGGCGCATCTTCGGCCAGGGCTTCCTGACCAATGCGCTGAACCCCAAGGTGGCGCTGTTCTTCCTGGCGCTGCTGCCGCAGTTCGTGGCACCGGACGCCGCGCACCCCGGCCTGGCGCTGTGGCTGCTGGGCCTGCTGTTCAACCTGAACGGCACCCTGGTGAACCTGGCCATTGCGGCCGGGGTGGCGCGGCTGCGTGAAACGCTGCGTTCGCGCGCGGCGGTGGGCCGGTGGCTGCGCCGTGTGGCGGGGGGCGTGTTCGTGGCGCTGGGCCTGAAGCTGGCGCTGGGCCGCTGA
- a CDS encoding hypothetical protein (PFAM: Glutathione-dependent formaldehyde-activating enzyme~manually curated) yields the protein MLKGACLCGAVAWTLRDVPDSATACNCTACRRYGALWAYGHENEDISITGETEPYIRGEGLSFNFCKTCGCVAFWRGLQVNQEGRRRMAVNLRLTEPGPISSLPIDHFDGLEKWEDLPRDGRCIQDIWF from the coding sequence ATGCTCAAAGGTGCTTGCTTGTGCGGCGCAGTCGCGTGGACGCTTCGGGACGTGCCGGATTCGGCCACAGCATGCAACTGCACCGCATGTAGACGGTATGGAGCTCTGTGGGCATATGGGCATGAGAATGAAGACATCTCTATCACCGGCGAAACAGAACCCTACATTCGCGGAGAGGGCCTCAGCTTCAACTTCTGCAAGACCTGCGGCTGTGTTGCGTTCTGGCGCGGCCTTCAGGTCAATCAGGAAGGAAGACGCCGCATGGCGGTTAACCTGCGCCTCACAGAGCCAGGCCCAATCTCTAGCCTTCCCATCGACCACTTCGATGGGCTGGAAAAGTGGGAGGATCTGCCAAGGGACGGCCGGTGCATCCAAGACATTTGGTTCTAA
- a CDS encoding chromate transport protein ChrA (PFAM: Chromate transporter; overlaps another CDS with the same product name) produces MNPSPVGDAPRRPRSAGDLFRVFNRLALQGFGGVLPVAQRELVEREQWLTQQQFVELLALSQVLPGPNIINLAIVFGDRHFGLRGAAAAVAGMLTVPTFIVLAMTLVHQSFQHHPAVAGALRGMGAVAAGLILSTALKLLPTLRGNAMGRTACWAVLGGTFVAVGLLRWPLAWVVLGLGGAAMAWAARRLAAKGTGP; encoded by the coding sequence ATGAACCCCAGCCCGGTCGGGGACGCGCCGCGCCGGCCGCGATCGGCGGGGGATTTGTTCCGGGTGTTCAACCGGCTGGCGCTGCAGGGCTTCGGCGGCGTGCTGCCGGTGGCCCAGCGCGAACTGGTGGAGCGCGAACAGTGGCTCACGCAACAGCAGTTCGTTGAATTGCTGGCGCTGAGCCAGGTGCTGCCGGGGCCCAACATCATCAACCTGGCCATCGTCTTCGGCGACCGCCACTTCGGCCTGCGCGGCGCGGCGGCGGCGGTGGCCGGCATGCTGACGGTGCCCACCTTCATCGTGCTGGCCATGACCCTGGTGCACCAGTCCTTCCAGCACCACCCGGCGGTGGCCGGCGCACTGCGCGGCATGGGCGCGGTGGCGGCGGGGCTGATCCTGTCCACCGCGCTGAAGCTGCTGCCCACGCTGCGCGGCAATGCCATGGGCCGCACGGCCTGCTGGGCCGTGCTGGGCGGCACCTTCGTGGCCGTGGGCCTGCTGCGCTGGCCGCTGGCGTGGGTGGTGCTGGGCCTGGGCGGGGCGGCGATGGCCTGGGCGGCGCGGCGGCTGGCGGCCAAGGGCACCGGGCCATGA
- a CDS encoding chromate transport protein ChrA (PFAM: Chromate transporter; overlaps another CDS with the same product name): MSGTDLLALAGTHGLTATDLLQLLAHFCVLSLLAVGGAITTAPDMQRWLVGQQGWLSDAQFGASVALAQAAPGPNILFVALVGWNAAGLAGLLATMAGIMGPSSLLAWAVGRWGQRNAQALPLRAFTTGMVPLTIGLLCATAWILVQASRASAPQAAGAAALMALTVLLMRRTRWTPLVPIAIGALVGGAGFA; encoded by the coding sequence ATGAGCGGCACCGACCTGCTGGCCCTGGCCGGCACCCACGGCCTGACGGCCACCGACCTGCTGCAGTTGCTGGCGCACTTCTGCGTGCTGTCGCTGCTGGCGGTGGGCGGGGCCATCACCACCGCGCCGGACATGCAGCGCTGGCTGGTGGGCCAGCAAGGCTGGTTGAGCGACGCGCAGTTCGGGGCGTCGGTGGCGCTGGCCCAGGCCGCGCCGGGGCCCAACATCCTGTTCGTGGCCCTGGTGGGCTGGAACGCGGCCGGCCTGGCCGGCTTGCTGGCCACCATGGCGGGCATCATGGGGCCGTCGTCGCTGCTGGCCTGGGCCGTGGGGCGCTGGGGCCAGCGCAATGCCCAGGCGCTGCCGCTGCGCGCCTTCACCACCGGCATGGTGCCGCTGACCATCGGCCTGCTGTGCGCCACCGCGTGGATCCTGGTGCAAGCTTCGCGTGCCAGCGCGCCGCAGGCTGCGGGCGCGGCGGCGCTGATGGCGCTGACCGTGCTGCTGATGCGCCGCACCCGCTGGACCCCGCTGGTGCCGATCGCCATCGGCGCGCTGGTGGGTGGCGCCGGCTTCGCCTGA
- a CDS encoding arabinose efflux permease family protein (PFAM: Major Facilitator Superfamily), translating into MAQGAALPLPAGPLRQAQWSLMAANFAIGCGVMVVAGAMNNIVQDLQISLALGGQLVTIGAVVVGLGAPLLAAVVGGTDRRRLLTFWLAWFGLGHLLSAWMPAYAPLALLRAATMLGAAVVTPQAAAAIGVMAPPEQRGRAITFVFLGWSVASVLGMPLHAYIAEVLSWRWAFAVVGLLGLASAAWVWHAVPDGVKPAPLSMAAWRATLTNPALMAVVAVTVASSAGQFTQFAYMAPYYRQVLHASPAQVSALFMSFGAFGFIGNVWLSRRVDHWGAARAVLVLLGCIAVSLLAWPLATGFATMLLVTAPWGLGCFASNSAQQARLGLAAPALAPALMALNSSAMYVGQAIGAAMGGAMLAASGFQHLHAVGLAWVLGAMALSVWAERRLRERAARS; encoded by the coding sequence ATGGCGCAGGGCGCCGCCCTGCCCCTGCCCGCCGGACCGCTGCGCCAGGCCCAGTGGTCCCTGATGGCCGCGAACTTCGCGATCGGCTGCGGCGTGATGGTGGTGGCGGGGGCGATGAACAACATCGTCCAGGACCTGCAGATCAGCCTGGCCCTGGGCGGGCAGTTGGTGACCATCGGCGCGGTGGTGGTGGGCCTGGGGGCGCCGCTGCTGGCCGCCGTGGTGGGCGGCACCGACCGGCGCCGGCTGCTGACCTTCTGGCTGGCCTGGTTCGGCCTGGGGCACCTGCTCTCCGCGTGGATGCCGGCCTACGCCCCGCTGGCGCTGCTGCGCGCGGCCACCATGCTGGGCGCCGCGGTGGTCACGCCGCAGGCGGCGGCGGCGATCGGCGTGATGGCCCCGCCCGAACAGCGCGGACGCGCCATCACCTTCGTGTTCCTGGGCTGGAGCGTGGCCTCGGTGCTGGGCATGCCGCTGCATGCCTACATCGCCGAGGTGCTGAGCTGGCGCTGGGCCTTCGCCGTGGTGGGCCTGCTGGGCCTGGCCAGCGCGGCCTGGGTCTGGCACGCCGTGCCCGACGGCGTGAAGCCGGCGCCGCTGTCGATGGCCGCCTGGCGCGCCACGCTCACCAACCCGGCGCTGATGGCGGTGGTGGCCGTCACGGTGGCCAGTTCGGCCGGCCAGTTCACCCAGTTCGCCTACATGGCGCCCTACTACCGCCAGGTGCTGCACGCCAGCCCGGCGCAGGTGAGCGCGCTGTTCATGTCCTTCGGCGCCTTCGGCTTCATCGGCAATGTGTGGCTGTCGCGGCGGGTGGACCACTGGGGTGCCGCGCGCGCCGTGCTGGTGCTGCTGGGCTGCATCGCCGTGTCGCTGCTGGCCTGGCCGCTGGCCACCGGTTTCGCCACCATGCTGCTGGTGACCGCGCCCTGGGGCCTGGGCTGCTTCGCGTCGAACTCGGCGCAGCAGGCCCGCCTGGGCCTGGCCGCCCCGGCCCTGGCGCCGGCGCTGATGGCGCTGAACAGCTCGGCCATGTACGTGGGCCAGGCCATCGGCGCGGCCATGGGCGGGGCCATGCTGGCGGCGTCGGGCTTCCAGCACCTGCATGCGGTGGGCCTGGCCTGGGTGCTGGGGGCCATGGCCCTGAGCGTGTGGGCCGAGCGCCGCCTTCGTGAACGGGCCGCCAGGTCATGA